A genomic region of Choristoneura fumiferana chromosome 15, NRCan_CFum_1, whole genome shotgun sequence contains the following coding sequences:
- the brat gene encoding tripartite motif-containing protein brain tumor isoform X1 → MNGFGLLWDAGFLKMASRTPSLESLPGANSIGSLERGSLSPLTLSGSSPPASDSAVCDLREFDGLDTTCAICRETFVDPKVLNCFHTFCRGCLEREQTHPDKVTCVTCRVDSQLPSAGVPGLLTNLVIAAAVEQDADLLPSARQTSSPSARCTGCKSKESDAVARCVDCANFLCPNCVMAHQFMHCFEGHRVLAFTDLKDDKGMLGSTLTTSGDKTAFCPRHKNDILKYFCRTCSVPVCKECTIIEHPAALHDYEHLSDAGPKQLELMQSAVNEAKTRATEIRHIVKTVEHAAGKLQVQYHKAQNEINDTFQFYRSMLEERKQELLKELESVFSTKQIALTVVGQKAQETVDKIYQTCDFVERLTKCANLAEILMFRKLLDTKLQTLMNATPEHTVQTACELEFVSNYQAIQVGVRNTFGYVRSSNESNVPTKQPPIARPTNGSLLNGGSSSSSSSVNGSSGSLNGGIHLPTGLNGVLDRPYSNGLLGPTSQSTSPFESNIISKRFNNGASSLGPFSTAIGDMNLNGINPYEKWSNGGCDSLFPPTNNDPYCLTSASHNDPILDLTNKLISTAIFPPKSQIKRQKMIYHCKFGEFGVMEGQFTEPSGVAVNAQNDIIVADTNNHRIQIFDKEGRFKFQFGECGKRDGQLLYPNRVAVVRTSGDIIVTERSPTHQIQIYNQYGQFVRKFGANILQHPRGVTVDNKGRIVVVECKVMRVIIFDQVGNVLQKFGCSKHLEFPNGVVVNDKQEIFISDNRAHCVKVFNYEGIYLRQIGGEGVTNYPIGVGINAAGEILIADNHNNFNLTIFTQDGQLVSALESKVKHAQCFDVALMDDGSVVLASKDYRLYIYRYVQVPPIGM, encoded by the coding sequence GGATGCCGGTTTCCTGAAGATGGCCTCACGCACCCCGTCCCTTGAGTCGCTGCCCGGTGCCAACTCGATAGGTTCGCTGGAGCGTGGCTCCTTATCGCCCCTGACCCTTAGCGGCTCCTCGCCCCCCGCGAGCGACTCCGCTGTATGTGACCTTCGTGAGTTCGACGGTCTCGATACCACTTGCGCTATTTGTCGGGAGACTTTCGTCGACCCCAAAGTACTCAATTGCTTTCACACCTTCTGCCGGGGTTGCCTGGAGAGGGAACAAACGCACCCAGACAAAGTAACGTGCGTGACTTGCCGCGTGGACAGTCAGCTGCCGTCCGCCGGGGTGCCCGGTCTGCTTACAAACCTCGTGATCGCTGCAGCCGTCGAGCAAGACGCTGACCTCCTTCCATCTGCTCGTCAGACCAGCTCGCCCTCGGCTCGCTGCACGGGCTGCAAATCGAAGGAATCCGACGCCGTAGCGCGTTGCGTAGACTGCGCTAATTTCCTGTGCCCAAATTGCGTCATGGCGCACCAATTCATGCATTGTTTTGAAGGCCACCGCGTGCTGGCATTCACTGACCTGAAGGACGACAAGGGTATGCTCGGGTCGACCCTCACAACGAGCGGAGATAAGACCGCTTTCTGCCCGAGACACAAAAACGACATCCTGAAATATTTCTGCCGCACTTGCTCGGTGCCTGTTTGCAAGGAGTGCACGATCATTGAACACCCCGCTGCGCTGCATGACTACGAGCACTTGTCCGATGCCGGACCTAAACAGCTTGAGCTGATGCAATCTGCAGTCAATGAAGCAAAGACTCGAGCCACTGAGATCAGGCACATCGTCAAGACTGTGGAGCACGCCGCTGGTAAATTACAAGTGCAGTATCACAAAGctcaaaatgaaattaatgacaCGTTCCAATTCTACCGTTCCATGCTCGAGGAACGCAAACAGGAACTATTGAAGGAACTCGAAAGCGTATTCTCAACAAAACAGATCGCCTTGACAGTTGTTGGCCAAAAAGCTCAAGAGACGGTTGACAAGATTTATCAAACCTGCGACTTCGTAGAGCGACTAACAAAATGCGCCAACTTAGCTGAAATTTTGATGTTCAGGAAATTGTTAGATACCAAACTACAGACACTGATGAATGCGACACCAGAACACACCGTCCAGACGGCTTGTGAACTTGAGTTTGTCTCGAACTATCAGGCGATACAAGTTGGCGTGAGAAACACTTTCGGGTATGTACGCTCCAGCAATGAATCTAATGTACCCACTAAACAGCCACCTATTGCCCGCCCCACCAACGGCTCTCTATTGAACGGTGGCTCATCATCTAGCAGCAGTAGTGTCAATGGCAGTTCCGGGAGCTTAAATGGTGGTATCCATCTTCCTACAGGACTCAACGGCGTGTTAGACCGTCCGTACAGCAACGGCCTACTTGGACCTACCAGTCAATCCACTTCGCCTTTCGAATCAAACATTATCTCTAAAAGATTCAACAACGGTGCCAGCAGCCTCGGCCCATTCTCCACCGCCATTGGAGACATGAACTTAAACGGTATTAACCCGTATGAAAAATGGTCAAACGGCGGATGCGACTCATTATTTCCGCCTACCAATAACGACCCTTACTGCCTGACGTCTGCTTCACACAACGACCCTATCTTAGATCTGACGAACAAGCTTATTTCTACTGCCATTTTCCCACCGAAATCTCAAATTAAACGACAAAAGATGATCTATCACTGCAAATTCGGTGAGTTTGGAGTTATGGAAGGTCAGTTCACGGAACCCAGTGGCGTCGCTGTCAATGCTCAAAATGACATAATCGTCGCCGATACAAACAATCATCGCATCCAAATATTCGACAAAGAAGGTCGCTTTAAGTTCCAATTCGGTGAATGTGGAAAACGTGACGGTCAACTCCTATACCCCAACAGAGTCGCTGTTGTTCGCACGTCTGGCGATATCATCGTCACTGAGAGATCCCCGACACACCAAATACAGATATATAACCAGTACGGTCAGTTCGTACGGAAATTTGGTGCCAACATCCTACAACACCCGCGCGGCGTCACCGTCGACAACAAGGGACGCATCGTAGTGGTCGAATGCAAAGTTATGCGCGTAATCATCTTCGATCAAGTGGGCAATGTGCTGCAGAAGTTCGGTTGCTCCAAGCATTTAGAGTTCCCCAACGGGGTTGTGGTCAATGACAAACAGGAAATTTTCATTAGTGACAACCGAGCACATTGTGTTAAGGTCTTCAATTACGAAGGCATCTACTTGCGTCAGATCGGAGGCGAGGGGGTGACTAACTACCCGATCGGTGTTGGCATTAACGCGGCCGGCGAGATCCTGATCGCGGACAACCACAACAACTTTAACCTGACGATCTTCACGCAGGACGGGCAGTTGGTATCGGCTCTGGAGAGCAAGGTCAAGCATGCCCAATGCTTCGACGTGGCGCTCATGGACGACGGGTCTGTGGTGCTTGCCAGCAAGGATTACCGGCTCTACATCTATCGCTACGTGCAGGTCCCGCCTATAGGCATGTGA
- the brat gene encoding tripartite motif-containing protein brain tumor isoform X2: MASRTPSLESLPGANSIGSLERGSLSPLTLSGSSPPASDSAVCDLREFDGLDTTCAICRETFVDPKVLNCFHTFCRGCLEREQTHPDKVTCVTCRVDSQLPSAGVPGLLTNLVIAAAVEQDADLLPSARQTSSPSARCTGCKSKESDAVARCVDCANFLCPNCVMAHQFMHCFEGHRVLAFTDLKDDKGMLGSTLTTSGDKTAFCPRHKNDILKYFCRTCSVPVCKECTIIEHPAALHDYEHLSDAGPKQLELMQSAVNEAKTRATEIRHIVKTVEHAAGKLQVQYHKAQNEINDTFQFYRSMLEERKQELLKELESVFSTKQIALTVVGQKAQETVDKIYQTCDFVERLTKCANLAEILMFRKLLDTKLQTLMNATPEHTVQTACELEFVSNYQAIQVGVRNTFGYVRSSNESNVPTKQPPIARPTNGSLLNGGSSSSSSSVNGSSGSLNGGIHLPTGLNGVLDRPYSNGLLGPTSQSTSPFESNIISKRFNNGASSLGPFSTAIGDMNLNGINPYEKWSNGGCDSLFPPTNNDPYCLTSASHNDPILDLTNKLISTAIFPPKSQIKRQKMIYHCKFGEFGVMEGQFTEPSGVAVNAQNDIIVADTNNHRIQIFDKEGRFKFQFGECGKRDGQLLYPNRVAVVRTSGDIIVTERSPTHQIQIYNQYGQFVRKFGANILQHPRGVTVDNKGRIVVVECKVMRVIIFDQVGNVLQKFGCSKHLEFPNGVVVNDKQEIFISDNRAHCVKVFNYEGIYLRQIGGEGVTNYPIGVGINAAGEILIADNHNNFNLTIFTQDGQLVSALESKVKHAQCFDVALMDDGSVVLASKDYRLYIYRYVQVPPIGM, translated from the coding sequence ATGGCCTCACGCACCCCGTCCCTTGAGTCGCTGCCCGGTGCCAACTCGATAGGTTCGCTGGAGCGTGGCTCCTTATCGCCCCTGACCCTTAGCGGCTCCTCGCCCCCCGCGAGCGACTCCGCTGTATGTGACCTTCGTGAGTTCGACGGTCTCGATACCACTTGCGCTATTTGTCGGGAGACTTTCGTCGACCCCAAAGTACTCAATTGCTTTCACACCTTCTGCCGGGGTTGCCTGGAGAGGGAACAAACGCACCCAGACAAAGTAACGTGCGTGACTTGCCGCGTGGACAGTCAGCTGCCGTCCGCCGGGGTGCCCGGTCTGCTTACAAACCTCGTGATCGCTGCAGCCGTCGAGCAAGACGCTGACCTCCTTCCATCTGCTCGTCAGACCAGCTCGCCCTCGGCTCGCTGCACGGGCTGCAAATCGAAGGAATCCGACGCCGTAGCGCGTTGCGTAGACTGCGCTAATTTCCTGTGCCCAAATTGCGTCATGGCGCACCAATTCATGCATTGTTTTGAAGGCCACCGCGTGCTGGCATTCACTGACCTGAAGGACGACAAGGGTATGCTCGGGTCGACCCTCACAACGAGCGGAGATAAGACCGCTTTCTGCCCGAGACACAAAAACGACATCCTGAAATATTTCTGCCGCACTTGCTCGGTGCCTGTTTGCAAGGAGTGCACGATCATTGAACACCCCGCTGCGCTGCATGACTACGAGCACTTGTCCGATGCCGGACCTAAACAGCTTGAGCTGATGCAATCTGCAGTCAATGAAGCAAAGACTCGAGCCACTGAGATCAGGCACATCGTCAAGACTGTGGAGCACGCCGCTGGTAAATTACAAGTGCAGTATCACAAAGctcaaaatgaaattaatgacaCGTTCCAATTCTACCGTTCCATGCTCGAGGAACGCAAACAGGAACTATTGAAGGAACTCGAAAGCGTATTCTCAACAAAACAGATCGCCTTGACAGTTGTTGGCCAAAAAGCTCAAGAGACGGTTGACAAGATTTATCAAACCTGCGACTTCGTAGAGCGACTAACAAAATGCGCCAACTTAGCTGAAATTTTGATGTTCAGGAAATTGTTAGATACCAAACTACAGACACTGATGAATGCGACACCAGAACACACCGTCCAGACGGCTTGTGAACTTGAGTTTGTCTCGAACTATCAGGCGATACAAGTTGGCGTGAGAAACACTTTCGGGTATGTACGCTCCAGCAATGAATCTAATGTACCCACTAAACAGCCACCTATTGCCCGCCCCACCAACGGCTCTCTATTGAACGGTGGCTCATCATCTAGCAGCAGTAGTGTCAATGGCAGTTCCGGGAGCTTAAATGGTGGTATCCATCTTCCTACAGGACTCAACGGCGTGTTAGACCGTCCGTACAGCAACGGCCTACTTGGACCTACCAGTCAATCCACTTCGCCTTTCGAATCAAACATTATCTCTAAAAGATTCAACAACGGTGCCAGCAGCCTCGGCCCATTCTCCACCGCCATTGGAGACATGAACTTAAACGGTATTAACCCGTATGAAAAATGGTCAAACGGCGGATGCGACTCATTATTTCCGCCTACCAATAACGACCCTTACTGCCTGACGTCTGCTTCACACAACGACCCTATCTTAGATCTGACGAACAAGCTTATTTCTACTGCCATTTTCCCACCGAAATCTCAAATTAAACGACAAAAGATGATCTATCACTGCAAATTCGGTGAGTTTGGAGTTATGGAAGGTCAGTTCACGGAACCCAGTGGCGTCGCTGTCAATGCTCAAAATGACATAATCGTCGCCGATACAAACAATCATCGCATCCAAATATTCGACAAAGAAGGTCGCTTTAAGTTCCAATTCGGTGAATGTGGAAAACGTGACGGTCAACTCCTATACCCCAACAGAGTCGCTGTTGTTCGCACGTCTGGCGATATCATCGTCACTGAGAGATCCCCGACACACCAAATACAGATATATAACCAGTACGGTCAGTTCGTACGGAAATTTGGTGCCAACATCCTACAACACCCGCGCGGCGTCACCGTCGACAACAAGGGACGCATCGTAGTGGTCGAATGCAAAGTTATGCGCGTAATCATCTTCGATCAAGTGGGCAATGTGCTGCAGAAGTTCGGTTGCTCCAAGCATTTAGAGTTCCCCAACGGGGTTGTGGTCAATGACAAACAGGAAATTTTCATTAGTGACAACCGAGCACATTGTGTTAAGGTCTTCAATTACGAAGGCATCTACTTGCGTCAGATCGGAGGCGAGGGGGTGACTAACTACCCGATCGGTGTTGGCATTAACGCGGCCGGCGAGATCCTGATCGCGGACAACCACAACAACTTTAACCTGACGATCTTCACGCAGGACGGGCAGTTGGTATCGGCTCTGGAGAGCAAGGTCAAGCATGCCCAATGCTTCGACGTGGCGCTCATGGACGACGGGTCTGTGGTGCTTGCCAGCAAGGATTACCGGCTCTACATCTATCGCTACGTGCAGGTCCCGCCTATAGGCATGTGA